Proteins encoded by one window of Pristiophorus japonicus isolate sPriJap1 chromosome 17, sPriJap1.hap1, whole genome shotgun sequence:
- the LOC139227939 gene encoding pepsin A-like: MKWLLITLACIQLSDCLLYRVPLIKGKSARDVLQEKGLLEDFLKNHPYDPCSKFEGSLASTEPMINYLDLSYYGAISIGNPPQSFTVIFDTGSSNLWVPSIYCSQQPCMTHHRFNPRTSSTYYSNGQSVSIQYGTGSMTGRLGYDTVRVANIAVNKQEFGLSETEPGGFFSYCKFDGILGLGYPSLAASGATTVFDNMMSQHLVQEPLFSVYLTRETGQSGSEVVFGGIDYNHFTGQINWVPVTRDAYWQILIDRVTINGQVVACEYGCPAIVDTGTSLLVGPSSYISNIQQGIGATPGSYGQYTINCNKMSSMPDVVFTINGVDYPLPASAYTLKSSYYDQVSCSSGFGNTGGNLWILGDVFIGEYYSIFDRGNNRVGLARAA; encoded by the exons TGTTCTTCAGGAGAAGGGCTTGCTGGAGGACTTCCTGAAGAATCATCCATATGATCCCTGTTCAAAATTTGAAGGATCCCTGGCGTCAACAGAACCAATGATTAACTACCTGGAT TTGTCATACTATGGAGCAATCAGTATCGGGAATCCACCACAGAGCTTCACCGTCATCTTTGACACTGGCTCCTCCAATCTTTGGGTTCCATCGATTTACTGTTCCCAACAACCATGCA TGACTCATCACAGATTCAACCCAAGAACATCCTCAACATATTATTCAAATGGCCAGTCCGTTTCCATCCAGTATGGCACAGGCAGCATGACTGGGCGACTGGGATATGACACTGTCAGA GTTGCGAACATAGCTGTCAACAAACAAGAATTTGGTTTAAGCGAGACTGAACCTGGCGGTTTCTTTTCCTACTGTAAATTCGATGGAATTCTCGGCTTGGGTTACCCATCTCTTGCAGCATCAGGTGCCACCACTGTGTTCGATAACATGATGTCTCAGCACCTGGTGCAGGAGCCTCTCTTTTCCGTCTACCTGACAAG AGAGACTGGTCAGTCCGGGAGTGAAGTTGTGTTTGGTGGAATTGATTACAACCACTTCACAGGGCAAATTAACTGGGTTCCCGTCACTCGTGACGCGTACTGGCAAATCCTCATTGACAG AGTGACAATCAATGGTCAGGTTGTGGCCTGTGAATATGGTTGTCCTGCTATTGTCGATACCGGCACTTCTCTTCTTGTTGGTCCCAGCTCATACATCAGCAACATTCAGCAGGGCATTGGAGCAACTCCCGGTTCCTATGGCCAG TATACCATAAACTGTAACAAGATGAGCAGCATGCCCGATGTGGTCTTCACAATCAATGGAGTTGACTATCCTCTTCCTGCCAGCGCCTACACATTGAAG AGCTCTTACTACGACCAAGTTAGCTGCTCCAGTGGATTCGGCAACACTGGTGGAAACCTCTGGATTCTGGGAGATGTGTTCATTGGAGAATATTACTCCATTTTCGACAGAGGGAACAACCGTGTGGGTTTGGCTCGGGCTGCCTAA